One Methylosinus sp. C49 DNA segment encodes these proteins:
- a CDS encoding type VI secretion system tube protein Hcp: protein MATDIFLKFTSKVEGESSDSKHKGEIEISSYGFGVTNQGTSGHGGGAGAGKADFQDLHFTKSVDKSTPNLLKFTAEGKHFEEALITVRKAGGGQQEYLKITLSDVFITSYHSDGHSGAVPSESFTLNFTKVKLEYSPQKADGSLEPSVSGGYDVKENKSF from the coding sequence ATGGCTACCGATATTTTTCTCAAGTTCACTTCCAAGGTCGAGGGCGAATCCTCCGACAGCAAGCACAAGGGCGAGATCGAGATCTCGAGCTATGGATTCGGCGTGACCAACCAGGGCACGTCCGGTCATGGCGGCGGCGCCGGCGCCGGCAAGGCGGATTTCCAGGATCTGCATTTCACCAAATCCGTCGACAAATCCACGCCGAACCTTCTCAAATTCACCGCCGAGGGCAAGCATTTCGAGGAGGCGCTGATCACCGTCCGCAAGGCCGGCGGCGGTCAGCAGGAATATCTCAAGATCACGCTCAGCGACGTGTTCATCACCTCCTATCACAGCGACGGCCACAGCGGCGCCGTGCCGTCGGAGAGCTTCACGCTCAACTTCACCAAGGTGAAGCTCGAATACAGCCCGCAAAAGGCCGACGGCTCGCTGGAGCCGAGCGTCAGCGGCGGCTACGATGTGAAGGAAAACAAGTCGTTCTGA
- a CDS encoding GPW/gp25 family protein, whose protein sequence is MTSSTTTSVRPADRLSPPLMHVFRAAHRDRREHAREQANRQALVRDGGTPEAERKTRPQRAPINEQELKAEVEHDVAALMNHVSMDSTIDLSPFARVRGSILNYGFPDLANRTMDELEARDLHGEIIAVLKQYEPRLIPGTVRVTRDRSPEALQEIRYIVDGHLLCQPLNVPIEFVAKFEETTGKLHIARR, encoded by the coding sequence ATGACCTCCTCGACGACGACGAGCGTTCGCCCGGCGGATCGGCTCAGCCCCCCTCTCATGCATGTATTTCGCGCCGCGCATCGCGACCGCCGCGAGCACGCGCGGGAGCAGGCGAATCGACAGGCGCTCGTCCGCGACGGCGGAACGCCGGAGGCCGAGCGCAAGACGCGGCCGCAGCGCGCCCCCATCAACGAGCAGGAGCTGAAAGCGGAGGTCGAGCACGACGTCGCCGCGCTGATGAACCACGTCTCGATGGATTCGACGATCGATCTTTCGCCCTTCGCGCGCGTGCGCGGCTCCATCCTCAACTATGGCTTCCCCGATCTCGCCAATCGGACCATGGACGAGCTGGAGGCGCGCGATCTCCATGGCGAGATCATCGCCGTGCTGAAGCAATATGAGCCGCGCCTCATTCCCGGCACGGTGCGCGTCACGCGCGACCGCTCGCCGGAGGCGCTGCAGGAGATTCGCTATATCGTCGACGGCCATCTCCTCTGCCAGCCGCTGAACGTTCCCATCGAGTTCGTCGCAAAATTCGAGGAAACGACGGGCAAGCTCCATATTGCGCGGCGCTGA
- the tssF gene encoding type VI secretion system baseplate subunit TssF codes for MNREFLDLYNRELDLFYEHAAEFAEEYPEIAKRLGGLIRDRADPMAAGLLEGAAFLAARVQLKIKHEFPEFANNLLEQLVPHYLAPTPSAMLVKALPKYGDSALADGRLFPRGAQIDATYLEADKEIACRYTLTAPIRLWPFYIKSAEYFTSAAALQPLKINVRRETVAGMRITLVVAATSDPADDAREKAAPPQPWSLFSDNKATELPFHLAGAEAHANAIYEQIFGHCTGVWFRYVDANNDATVIEAPKDCLRQIGMDEQESLLPRDDRIFRGFDLLHEYFMFSRKFLGFELALDREKVTCRLPSRVIDIVFGFDEVNSALAASVQKDMFALYAAPAVNLFEMATDRVSIKANRHEYHVVPDKSRYLDYEPHRLIDVFAHFPGSVEKRPVRPLYASSTDLREKNALQYTIRRAPRRRTIEEKRYGPAGDYFGTDLFISLSDTGALDENIGVAELSIRALCSNRHLPEHLPIGQNRVDFRLTDDVELDLVCVAGPTRPGEPLVSYQRRRAETAHMGTVSWRLINMLSLNHLGLTEREAGDNARALREILTTFTEPNDAAGERRVRGVLSVDSRPVVRRIRCGGGVGPARGTEVTVTLDEKAFEGTGAFLLGAILDRFYCEYAAFNHFTQLVLRTTERGEIMRWPARLGARRAL; via the coding sequence ATGAATCGCGAATTCCTCGATCTCTATAATCGCGAGCTCGATCTCTTCTACGAGCACGCCGCCGAATTCGCGGAAGAATATCCCGAGATCGCCAAGCGTCTCGGCGGCCTCATTCGCGACCGCGCCGATCCAATGGCCGCCGGCCTTCTGGAAGGCGCCGCCTTTCTCGCTGCGCGCGTGCAATTGAAGATCAAGCACGAGTTTCCCGAATTCGCCAATAATCTCCTCGAGCAGCTGGTTCCGCACTATCTCGCGCCGACGCCCTCCGCCATGCTGGTGAAGGCGTTGCCGAAATATGGCGATTCGGCGCTCGCCGATGGTCGCCTGTTTCCGCGCGGCGCGCAGATCGACGCCACCTATCTCGAGGCCGATAAGGAGATCGCCTGCCGCTACACGCTGACGGCGCCGATCCGCCTCTGGCCCTTCTACATAAAATCCGCCGAATATTTTACCAGCGCCGCCGCGCTGCAGCCGCTCAAGATCAATGTGCGCCGCGAGACCGTCGCCGGCATGCGCATCACCCTCGTCGTCGCCGCGACGTCGGACCCCGCCGATGACGCGCGTGAGAAAGCCGCGCCGCCGCAGCCCTGGTCGCTGTTCAGCGATAATAAGGCGACGGAGCTGCCCTTCCATCTCGCCGGCGCCGAGGCGCACGCAAACGCCATCTATGAGCAGATCTTCGGCCATTGCACGGGCGTGTGGTTCCGCTACGTCGACGCGAATAATGACGCCACCGTCATAGAGGCGCCGAAGGACTGTCTCCGCCAGATCGGCATGGATGAGCAGGAATCGCTGCTGCCGCGCGACGATCGCATCTTCCGCGGCTTCGATCTGCTGCATGAGTATTTCATGTTCTCGCGCAAGTTTCTCGGCTTCGAGCTCGCGCTCGATCGCGAGAAGGTGACGTGCCGCCTGCCCTCGCGCGTGATCGACATCGTCTTTGGATTCGACGAGGTCAATAGCGCGCTCGCCGCCAGCGTGCAGAAGGACATGTTCGCGCTCTATGCGGCGCCGGCGGTCAATCTCTTCGAGATGGCGACCGATCGCGTCTCCATCAAAGCCAATCGGCACGAATATCATGTCGTGCCGGACAAGAGCCGCTATCTCGATTATGAGCCGCATCGGCTCATCGACGTCTTCGCGCATTTTCCCGGCAGCGTCGAGAAGCGCCCGGTGCGGCCGCTCTACGCCTCATCGACCGATCTGCGCGAGAAGAATGCGCTGCAATACACCATCCGCCGCGCGCCGCGCCGGCGCACGATCGAGGAGAAGCGTTACGGACCGGCGGGCGATTATTTCGGCACGGATCTCTTCATCTCGCTGAGCGACACGGGCGCGCTGGACGAGAACATCGGCGTCGCGGAGCTGAGCATTCGCGCTCTCTGTTCAAACCGGCATTTGCCCGAGCATTTGCCGATCGGCCAGAACCGCGTCGATTTTCGTCTCACCGACGATGTCGAGCTCGATCTCGTCTGCGTCGCCGGCCCGACGCGGCCGGGCGAGCCGCTCGTGTCCTATCAGCGCCGCCGCGCCGAGACGGCGCATATGGGGACGGTCTCCTGGCGGCTCATCAATATGCTGAGCCTCAATCATCTCGGCCTCACGGAGCGCGAGGCGGGCGACAACGCGCGCGCGCTGCGCGAGATATTGACGACATTCACCGAGCCCAATGACGCCGCTGGCGAGAGGCGCGTGCGCGGCGTGCTGTCGGTGGACAGCCGGCCCGTCGTGCGGCGCATTCGTTGTGGCGGCGGCGTCGGTCCGGCGCGCGGCACGGAAGTGACCGTCACTCTGGACGAGAAGGCATTCGAAGGAACCGGCGCCTTTCTGCTCGGCGCGATTCTCGATCGCTTCTATTGCGAATATGCCGCCTTCAATCATTTCACCCAGCTCGTTCTGCGAACGACCGAGCGTGGCGAGATCATGCGCTGGCCGGCGAGGCTCGGCGCACGGAGGGCGCTTTGA
- the tssG gene encoding type VI secretion system baseplate subunit TssG: MSYFEKMRREPWRHDFLDMMRRVERSLGQRLEGDSVFAQPRPRIGDSATRRDEVVRLRDETFAREVAISFGQEAWMAFPGSTLREIAPRWNRPLPPADVIARAETPAERVHIVSAFLGLLGPQGPLPYHLTEEAFAYAQAEDLSFIHFLDLFNNRFIQLFFRAWADSRPIVQADRPEYDRFGAYVTSMIGVGSQAFDTTPARHYGARRETFIPEGVGLYAGLLGPQVKSASRLRQAIRGMLRVETEIDEFIGSWLAFDARERSHLGGRNSTLGVDFLVGAASFSVQDKIRVRLYVADMAQYRKFLPVGDDCDRLVDILFFYVGDEIDWDVELAVPARCVEPIRLTSDSAAGPAGGARLGWTSWLVDENASKKDGYRADARFQPAERKRHEREKARREAGAMKP; this comes from the coding sequence TTGAGCTATTTCGAAAAAATGCGGCGCGAGCCCTGGCGCCATGATTTTCTCGACATGATGCGCCGCGTCGAGCGCAGCCTCGGCCAGCGGCTCGAGGGCGACAGCGTGTTCGCGCAGCCGCGTCCGCGCATCGGCGACAGCGCCACGCGCCGCGACGAGGTGGTGCGATTGCGCGACGAGACGTTCGCGCGAGAGGTCGCGATCTCCTTCGGGCAAGAGGCCTGGATGGCTTTTCCAGGCTCGACGCTGCGCGAGATCGCGCCGCGCTGGAACAGGCCGCTCCCGCCCGCCGACGTCATTGCGCGCGCGGAGACGCCGGCCGAGCGCGTGCATATCGTCTCGGCCTTTCTCGGCCTGCTCGGCCCGCAGGGGCCGCTGCCCTATCATCTGACAGAGGAAGCCTTCGCCTATGCGCAGGCCGAGGATTTGTCTTTTATCCATTTCCTCGATCTCTTCAACAATCGCTTCATCCAATTGTTCTTCCGCGCCTGGGCCGATTCGCGTCCCATCGTGCAGGCGGACCGGCCGGAATATGATCGCTTCGGCGCCTATGTGACCTCCATGATCGGCGTCGGCTCGCAGGCCTTCGACACGACGCCGGCGAGGCATTACGGCGCGCGCCGCGAGACGTTCATACCGGAGGGCGTCGGGCTCTATGCGGGCTTGCTCGGCCCACAGGTGAAATCCGCCTCCCGTCTGCGCCAGGCGATTCGCGGCATGCTGCGCGTCGAGACGGAGATCGATGAATTCATCGGCTCCTGGCTGGCGTTCGACGCGCGCGAGCGTTCGCATCTCGGCGGACGCAACAGCACGCTCGGCGTGGATTTCCTCGTCGGCGCCGCGTCCTTCAGCGTGCAGGACAAGATTCGCGTGCGGCTCTACGTCGCCGATATGGCTCAATATCGCAAATTCCTGCCGGTCGGCGACGATTGCGATCGGCTCGTCGATATTTTGTTTTTTTATGTCGGCGACGAGATCGATTGGGATGTCGAGCTCGCCGTGCCGGCGCGCTGCGTCGAGCCGATCCGGCTCACATCCGATTCCGCTGCGGGGCCTGCGGGCGGCGCGCGGCTCGGCTGGACGAGCTGGCTCGTCGACGAAAATGCATCGAAGAAAGATGGCTATCGGGCCGATGCGCGCTTCCAGCCTGCGGAGCGCAAGAGGCATGAGCGCGAAAAAGCCAGACGCGAAGCGGGGGCGATGAAACCATGA